Genomic DNA from Desulfuromonas versatilis:
GCGCCCGCCACAGCCCGGTCCCGGGAAGCTGCCGCCCGGCATCCATCTGGGGCCGGGCGGCAGCGGCTCGGCGCTGCTCGAATGGAACAGGGTCAGCTCGGCTGCTTGCCCTTGAGCATGTTGAGCATGCCGGGCTTGAGCTCCCCGACCAGCTTGTCGAAGAGCGTCTGGTACAGGTTCGGGAAAGAGCTGCGGTTGAAGATCCCCTTGCCTGACTCGGTCAGGGCGCGATCCAGGCCCGGGAGGGTGATCTCCTTGATCTTCACGGCATCGGATTTGTTGTAGTAGGCCTCGTCGAAGTCGGGGTACTGCAGGGGCAGAAACGCCTCGCGGCCCGGGTACTCCCAGACGATCTCCCCGGTGGGGGCGACCACCGCCGCGGTGACCAGGATCGAGTTGTAGGGGGCCTCGAGATAACTGAGCAGGGCCCGGTCCCGGCGGGTCTCAGTCCGGGTGACGCCGTTGAGAATGACCACCAGGATACCGTCCACCAGGTTGCGGTCGGCTATCTGGCGCACGGCCTGGGGATCGAAACGGTAACTGCGATAGGCCTGGTCGCCCTGGCCGCGCATGGTGGCGCCGGTGACCAGGCTGGAGAAGAACTGCTCCGGATCCCCCGCCACGCTCCTGATGTCGAAATAGGCCTTCTCCTCGCGCAGCATGTTGACCAGACGGATCTCCTTGCCGGCATTGTGGCGCCGCAGCAGGGTGACTACGTCCTCCCGGTCGCCCCGGGAAATGGTCGAGCCGTTATCGTACATCAGCGGCAGCACGCCGAGGGTCTGGACCCGCTGGCGGTACTCTTCCTTGGGAATCTTGTAGAACCCGTTTCCGCAGCCGGCCAGCAGCAGGGCCAACAGCAAGGTCAACAGCAGGGCGAACAGACGACGCATGGGAGAAACCTCCTTGGAGAAAAAATTCAATCGCGGAATTGTACCCTAAATCAAAGCGAATGTGTATAGCCGGTGGTGGCGGACAAATCGAAATACCGCGAGGCGGCGGGGATGCGGGCCGGGTCGAAGTACGCGGACCCCCAAGCCAGCACCTCCCTGGCCGGGGCCCCGGCCAGGGCCGCGGGCACCGGCTGGCCGAGAAAGCTCAACACCGCCTGCAGCAAGGCGCCCCCCTGCCCGAAAGGGGGAAGCTCCAGCTGGCCGTGGCGCTTGCTGATCTTTTCGCCGTCGGCGGCCAGCGCCAGCGGCAGGTGCAGGTAGCGGGGCACCGGGTTGTCCAGGCAGCCGTGCAGGCAGATCTGTCGGGGGGTCGACCAGAGCAGGTCGGCGCCGCGCACCACCTGGTTGACCCCGGCCTCGGCATCGTCCACCACCACCGCCAGCTGGTAGGCGAACAGCCCGTCGGCGCGGCGCAGCACGAAGTCGCCCACCCCGTCGGCCAAGTGCTGCTCGAGGGGGCCGAACAGGCCGTCGGTGAAGCAGACCGCCTGCTCCGGCACCCTAAAGCGCAGGGCCCGCGGCCGCCGCCCCGGGGGCAGGCCGTCGCGGCAGGTGCCTGGGTAGATCGGCCCCTCCTCCCCCACGTGGGGGGCGCTGGCCGTCACCTCCTTGCGCGAACAGGCGCAATCGAACACCAGGTGCTTGGCCCGCAGCCGCTCCAGGGCGGCCTCGTAGGCCGAGGTGCGCCGGCTCTGGTAGACCACCTCGCCGTCCCATTCGAAGCCCAGCCCCTCGAGGGTGCGCAAAATGGCGTCCGCGGCCCCGGGAACCACCCGCGGCAGGTCGAGGTCCTCCATGCGCAGCAGCCAAAGCCCCCCTTCGCGGCGGGCCAGGCAGTAGCTGCCCACGGCGGTGACCAGCGAGCCGAAGTGCAGCGCGCCGGTGGGACTGGGGGCAAAACGGCCGATCGTCTTGGATTGTTGGCTGTGGGGGGACATGGAAAAGCGCAGCTCCGGGAAAGCTGCTAAATGATGCCCCCGGGCCGTCGCGACTGTCAAGAATTTCCGCGCGGGAAAAAGGCTGGGGCCCGCCAGGGGACCCCAGCCCTTTATGCTGGCCGATGGAGCCTTCGGACCGGCTACCTGGTCCGCCAGGGGCTCAGCCAGGAGGATCTGGGCTTGGCAAGGCGCAGCAGCTCCCAGCCCCCGTCCTCTTCGAGATTCATCGGGTTGGCCGTACCAAGCAGCAGGGCATCGGCATCCCGCTCGTCGGCAATCATGGTGCGAATCCCGTAGTTCAAGTGGTTCTTGATGCCATCGAAGCTCTCGCACACCGCCGGTTGATAGGAATTTTTGAACCGCCACAAGTCGGCGCCATAGCCCTGCCACAACTGGACTGGAAACAACTGGGTCAGATCATCCAGGACACCGAACAGCGGGGCCATCTGGCCACCCAGCAGATCGGCCACCATTTTGTCGAACAGGTAACGCCAATCCATGGTCCCGACGAACAATTGGCCGGCCGCCACCTGCATGGTCCAGGTGTAGTTGTTGAAGGGGTTGCCGAACCCCGAAGCGCCGTAACGCGGGGTCATCCCGGTGGGTGTGTCGACGAACCGCCCGCGGCTCGCATCGAAGGCGGGCAGCCGCTTTTCGCCGTAGAGCAGTTGGATCTCCGGACGAGCCGAGTCGAGGTAGCGCCCCCGGAAAAGGGCTATGGCCCGGTGGGTAGCGCGCACCGCATCGAGCGCCTGACGGGCGGACTCCGGGTTGCCGTAGACCTGGAAATGGGCCACGGCCGATAGCAGCGGCACGTTCATCGTCCCCCAGTAGAGCCAGCCGTCGAAGAAGGCCAGCGCGCCACCGCCATAGGTAGCCGCGGTGACCGGATCCGGCTCGTACCGATCGGCGCTCCAGACCTTTTTCCAGCCGCCTGCGTCGGCGGCCGTCAAGCCGCCGGCGGGAACCACCGGACTGATGAACACCCCGGCGCGGGCCGCCCCCGGCCAGGTGGAAACCGCGAGGCGCTCGCCCATGGAGGCGAGTTCGGCGCCGCTGCCGTCAAGATTGCCGACCACCTCGAAGGACCAGGGATCAGCCAGGCTGCCTGTCCATTTGAGGACATGGCCGCCGCCGCTGAGAAATTCGTTGCCGCCGAAGCCGACCGCGGTATAGAGCCGCCCGCCGTGGACCAGCCACTTGCGGATATTGTTGTATTGGGCGAAATTCTTCGAGCCCAGGTATTCGCCGCTGCGGGCGTTGAAGGCAAACAGGTTGATCCCGCCCACCAGCGCCGGCCCGCCGAGAAAAACCACATCCCCCAGCGCCCCCGCCGAGCGGATGCCGAGGGTTCCGGCCAGGCGCGGGTCGGGCGGCGTGCGCTTCACCAGGTTATGACCGGCCAGGTCGTAGGTGTAGATACTTGCCGGCCGCCAGTCGCCGATGCTGGAGGGGATGCCGAGGGTGCGCGACGGCCAGCCCTGGCCGAACTCGCAGGTCCAGGAGCTGTTTTCCATCGGCGAATCCATCCCCAGGTAACCGCCGAGCACCAGGCAGTGCACGTTGGGGGCCGTCCCCAGCCAGAGCATATTGCCCGCCTGGGCGAGGCCCCAGACATAGGCCTCGTTGGTTTTCGGCAACGCGTCCCCGGGGCAGCCCCCCGGAGGAATCCCCGGGCCATTCTGCCCGAGCCCGGTAAAACATTCATCGGGCTGGGCGCGGGCGAGCAGTTCGTGGTCCATGATGGAAATCGCGAAACCGCTACCCGTCACCCCGATCTCGAACCCTGCGGCCAATGCCGGCACCATGGATAACAGGGCCACCAGCAAAACAATGCATGAACCTCCCTTCGACCCTCGCTCCATCGCAGCAACCTCCTTTTCAGAAAACCTGCGGGGACCAGACTGCAGACAAAACTTCCGAGAAAATCCAATTAGGCAATTTTAACGCCAAAAGAAATTTCACCTGATTTCGGCGCGATAGGCCGCGCGAGGAGAGCCAACCTGTAAATTGGGCGGACAGGCGGGCTTTACACACTCAGCCCCGTTTTACACCGCGGCTGCCGGCGGACCCCGGCCCCCGATCCCGCAGGAGAAGGAGGGCCGGGGTCCGGAGGCCTTCCCCATCTCCCACCTGAGCGGGCACCGAGTCAAGCCGGCCTTTGCTGTTGACAAACCGCCGGGGGGAATGTATCTATAACCCGTTGAGTAAACAATAGGAGACCCAGCGTGATCATTACCCGCGCCACCGAATACGCCATCCGCGCCCTTTTCCACATGGCCAAGCAGCCCCGGGGCGAAGTCGTCCTGAAAAAGGACATCTGCCAAAGCCAGGAGATCACCCCGGCCTTTCTGACCAAGATCCTGCAGCCGCTGATCCGCAAGGGGATCGTCGGCTCGCAGCGCGGCGTCGGCGGCGGCTTCTACCTGCTCAAGGACCCGGCCGAGGTCACCCTGCTCGACGTCATCGAGGCCGAGGAGGGGCCGCTCTACCTCAACCAGTGCCTCGCCCCCGAGGGGTCCTGCAAGCGGGATGTCTTCTGCCCGATGCATGGCGCCTGGCGGGAAATCCGCGGGGAAATGATGGCGGTGATGGGGCGCTACAGCTTCGCCCGGCTGGTGCAGGACGAAAGCCTGCTGCCCCGGGCGAACAAACCCTGAACGAGTCTCGCCCCCCCCAGAAGAGCAAAAGGCCGCCGCTTCAGCAACGAAGCGGCGGCCTTTTTTTCTTTCGGCTCTGGACAAAAAACACCCTGGAGACCAGGAGGGTAAGTCATCCAGGGCGAATAGGGAAGCTGCGTCCAGCTCCCCGGAAACTCAAAGGTCTGCTGTTTTCTTTCTTCGCCTCCATTATACTCTTATCATCCGCATTCGCAAACCCGACAGCCGGGCCCGCCGGGTCGCCCTCAGGCAAAACGGACATTCTACAGCCACAGAGTATGGTTCATATTTTTTTTCCACAGCTGAGTATGCAGTTTTTTGATTTATTGCTTGACAGGCAATTGGATAAAGAATTATTTTCAGCATGACCGCCGGGCCAGCCCTGTCTATCCGGCGCCTTATCTGAATCACCCGTCATGGAAAGGAGTTCAGGATGAGCCGGATTTTCGAAGATAATTCCCTGTCGATCGGCCGCACCCCGCTGGTCAGACTGCACCGCCTCGCCCCCCAGGGGGGAGCGACCATCCTCGGCAAGATCGAGGGGCGCAACCCGGCCTATTCGGTCAAGTGCCGCATCGGCGCCTCAATGATCTGGGATGCCGAGAAAAAAGGGCTGCTCGGCCCGGGCAAGGAGATCGTCGAACCGACCAGCGGCAACACCGGCATCGCCCTGGCGTTTGTCGCCGCGGCCCGGGGAATCCCCATCACCCTGACCATGCCCGAGACCATGAGCATGGAGCGCCGCAAGGTGCTCAAGGCCTTCGGCGCCAACCTGGTGCTGACCCCCGGCGCCAAGGGGATGAGCGGCGCCATTGCCGCGGCCGAGGAGTTGGCCGGATCCGCCCCGGACAAATACGTCCTGCTCCACCAGTTCAAGAACCCGGCCAACCCGGCGATCCACGAACAGACCACCGGCCCGGAGATCTGGGAGGATACCTGCGGCGACGTCGACGTGCTGGTCTCCGGCGTCGGCACCGGCGGCACCATCACCGGCATCTCCCGCTACTTCAAAAAGACCCGCGGCAAGCAGATCCTCTCGGTGGCGGTGGAACCCGCCGACAGCCCGGTGATCACCCAGCGGCTCGCCGGCCAGGACCTGCAGCCGGGCCCCCACAAGATCCAGGGGATCGGCGCCGGCTTCATCCCCGACACCCTCGATTTGGCGATGGTCGACCAGGTCGAGCAGGTAAGCAACGACGAGGCCATCGACTTCGCGCGGCGCCTCGCCAAAGAGGAAGGGATTCTCGCCGGCATCTCCTGCGGCGCTGCGGTTGCGGTGGCTTCGAAGCTGGCGGCCAAGCCCGAATTCAAGGGAAAAAAAATCGTCGTCATTCTTCCCGACTCCGGTGAGCGCTACCTGAGCAGCGTCCTTTTCGAAGGGATCGTCTGACAGGGGGCGACACCCCCTGGTTCTTCAACTCGCCCAGGCCGCCGGATTTCCGGTTGACGGATTAGTCCCGGATGGGGGAGAATAAACCCTCATGTGAGTCACTCAATGGGGGCTGCCGATGGCATAGCGATGATCAGAGCCGTTTTTTCCGGTTTAGGAGAAAACGGCTTTTTTCATTCCGTATAGAGCGCCCCGCCCGCCCGGCTGGGGGAGGTTGCAGGCCCGGATGGGGATTGCACCACTCCCTTGAGGCAACGAAACGGAAAGGCGGCAGATGAGCCAGTACCAGGATTCGCCCATGGGCCCCGCCGTGGAGCCGGGCGCCGGGCATTCGCCGGCGGCGCCGCAGGAGGCTCCCCGAAAGCCCTGCCTGATCGTCGGGATCGCCGCCGCGGCAGGTGGGCTGGCAGCACTTGAGCAACTGTTCACGGCACTGCCCGCCGACTGCGGCCTGACCATCGTCCTCGCCGCCCTGCCCCCCTCTCCCACCCCCGTGCAACTCGTCGAACTGCTCGGCCGCTGCACCCCCATGCCGATCGTTCTGGCCGAGGAGGACATGCGCCTGCAGCCCGATCGCGTCCATGTTCTTGCCGCCGGCGACGGTCTGGTCGTGAACGAGGACGGGTTCAGGGTGGAGACAGGCGCACCGGGCGGTGCCGGCCCGCACCCCCTGGATCACTTTTTCCGCGCCCTCGCCCGGGAGGCCGGCGACCGCGCCCTGGCCGTGATCCTCTCCGGGATCGGCAACGACGGAGCCGAAGGGGTGAAGGCGGTCCGCGAAGCCGGCGGGACGGTCCTCGTCCAGGAGCCGGGCTCGGCCCTGAATCCGGCCCTGCCCAGAAGCGCCGCAGCCACCGGCGAGGCCAGCCTGATTCTGCCGCCGGAACAACTGGCCGGCAAGCTCGCCGAGCTGGCCCGCCAAGCCTGCCCCCTTCCCGCCAAGGCCTGCCGGAGAGCCCCCTTCGAAGAGGACCTGGCGGCGATTTTCGCCATCGTCAAGGCAAGAACCGGACACGACTTCAGCTCCTACAAACGCAGCACCGTCATCCGCCGCATCGAAAGGCGCATGGCGGTCAACGACGTGGCAGGGATAAAGAAGTACATCATCCTGCTCGAGACCAGCGCGCAGGAACCGCGGGCCCTTTGCCAGGAGATCCTCATCGGGGTCACCAGCTTCTTCCGCGATCCCGAAGCCTTCGAGGTGCTGCGCCGCGAAATCATCCCGCGGCTGTTCGCCAACCGGGACACCGAGGAGCCGGTGCGCATCTGGCATGCTTGCTGTGCCACCGGTGAAGAGGTCTATTCCACCGCGATTCTGATCTGCGAGTTCCTCAAGGAACAGCGCCTGGCGGCCCGCGTGCAGTTCTTCGCCACCGATATCGACGAGACCTCCATCGCTCAGGCCAGGGCCGGCCAGTATGCCGACGAGAGCGTCCAGAGCATCGGGGAAAACCGGCTCAGGGAGTTTTTCACCCGCGTCGACGGGCGCTGGCAGGTCGCCAAGCAGCTGCGGGAAATGATCGTCTTCGCCCACCACAGCCTGATCAAGGACCCGCCTTTCTCGCGCCTCGACCTGCTGGTCTGCCGCAATTTCCTCATTTACCTCAACCCGGAGATGCAAAAGCGCCTGACCACCCTGTTCCACCAGGTGCTCAAGCCCAAGGGGCTGCTGTTTCTGGGCGCCGCCGAAACCACCGGCCGCACCCCCCAGCTGTTCGCCCCCCTGGACAAGAAATGGAAGATCTTCGAACGCCTGGATGGCACCCGCAAGGAGGAGGTGGTTTTCCCCTTCGCCACGCCGGCCCGGCGCTTCAACCGCTCGGGACTGGCGCCGCGCGCGGCCCAGCCTGGCGAGCCCGATCCGGGGAGAATGGCCGAGAGGCTGCTGATCGAGCGCTATTCGCCGCCATGCGTGGTGGTGAACGAAAAATACGAACTGGTCCATGTCTCCAGCCGAGCCGGCCGCCTCCTCGAGGTCCCCGTGGGCGAGCCGACCCGGGACCTGCTGCAGATGGCCAGGGAGGAGCTGCGCCCGGCCCTGCGCGCGGCCATCTACAAGGCCTTCAGCGAAAAGCAGCAGGTGGCATTTCGCGGGGTAAAAATCCCCTTGGGCACAGAGCAGCAGGCGATCAACGTGCTGGTCGAGCCGCTGAAGACCACACCGCCCGCCGAGCCGCTGGTGGTGGTGGTCTTCGAGCCAGCGCCGCGTCCGGCGGAGCACAGCGAAGGCCCCGGTAGCGCGGCCCAGGGCACCGAGCGCGAGCACTCCAAGGACCTGCTGATCCGGCAGCTGGAAGAGCAGCTGCGCATCACCCACGAACAGCTGGTGGCCGTCACCGAACAGCTCGAGAGTTCCAACGAGGGGTTCATGTCGGCCAACGAAGAGCTGATGTCGATCAACGAGGAGTACCAGTCGGCCAACGAAGAGCTGCAGTCCACCAACGAGGAGCTTGAGACCTCCAAGGAGGAGCTGC
This window encodes:
- a CDS encoding RrF2 family transcriptional regulator yields the protein MIITRATEYAIRALFHMAKQPRGEVVLKKDICQSQEITPAFLTKILQPLIRKGIVGSQRGVGGGFYLLKDPAEVTLLDVIEAEEGPLYLNQCLAPEGSCKRDVFCPMHGAWREIRGEMMAVMGRYSFARLVQDESLLPRANKP
- a CDS encoding CheR family methyltransferase, whose protein sequence is MSQYQDSPMGPAVEPGAGHSPAAPQEAPRKPCLIVGIAAAAGGLAALEQLFTALPADCGLTIVLAALPPSPTPVQLVELLGRCTPMPIVLAEEDMRLQPDRVHVLAAGDGLVVNEDGFRVETGAPGGAGPHPLDHFFRALAREAGDRALAVILSGIGNDGAEGVKAVREAGGTVLVQEPGSALNPALPRSAAATGEASLILPPEQLAGKLAELARQACPLPAKACRRAPFEEDLAAIFAIVKARTGHDFSSYKRSTVIRRIERRMAVNDVAGIKKYIILLETSAQEPRALCQEILIGVTSFFRDPEAFEVLRREIIPRLFANRDTEEPVRIWHACCATGEEVYSTAILICEFLKEQRLAARVQFFATDIDETSIAQARAGQYADESVQSIGENRLREFFTRVDGRWQVAKQLREMIVFAHHSLIKDPPFSRLDLLVCRNFLIYLNPEMQKRLTTLFHQVLKPKGLLFLGAAETTGRTPQLFAPLDKKWKIFERLDGTRKEEVVFPFATPARRFNRSGLAPRAAQPGEPDPGRMAERLLIERYSPPCVVVNEKYELVHVSSRAGRLLEVPVGEPTRDLLQMAREELRPALRAAIYKAFSEKQQVAFRGVKIPLGTEQQAINVLVEPLKTTPPAEPLVVVVFEPAPRPAEHSEGPGSAAQGTEREHSKDLLIRQLEEQLRITHEQLVAVTEQLESSNEGFMSANEELMSINEEYQSANEELQSTNEELETSKEELQALNEEMATVNAELQGKVEELDRVNSDLENLLASSEIATIFLDPQLTIRRFSPAMAQLFNLIPADVGRPFRHLVGAIDWGALPQDVDSVLESLEPVEREVAAPGERRHYLMRVLPYRNSQGETEGVVVTLVDISEHKRAEEQIYSTALFPEENPYPILRVSRDGLLRYANRAAGELLGLWGCSVGGQVPEPVRRELAAALESGTSRELEVRCKERDLSFVLVPIGARDYVNLYGRDFTERNRAEEALREREQRYRNLFHHNHAVMLLIDPQGGAIIDANQAACSYYGYTLQQITALKITDINTLPPEQVRSQMEKAEAKQRRHFFFQHRLADGRIRDVEVFSGPIAIDGRELLYSIVHDITERKQAERALQQAHAELEDKVSERTAELREKDQLLLQQSRQAAMGEMINNIAHQWRQPLNALGLIIQSLPMLSEAGQNSQDHLESTTEKAMGIILDMSQTIDDFRNYFKPEREKVAFHLSDPVSRTVHLVLESFKDLKIAIEVETAQDPLVNGYPNEFAQVLLNILMNARDAIVERRVDAAKISIKITSENGRASIRIADNAGGIPEDILGKIFDPYFSTKSPDHGSGIGLFMSKNIIEKNMGGRLLARNSGSGAEFTIEV
- the cysK gene encoding cysteine synthase A; translated protein: MSRIFEDNSLSIGRTPLVRLHRLAPQGGATILGKIEGRNPAYSVKCRIGASMIWDAEKKGLLGPGKEIVEPTSGNTGIALAFVAAARGIPITLTMPETMSMERRKVLKAFGANLVLTPGAKGMSGAIAAAEELAGSAPDKYVLLHQFKNPANPAIHEQTTGPEIWEDTCGDVDVLVSGVGTGGTITGISRYFKKTRGKQILSVAVEPADSPVITQRLAGQDLQPGPHKIQGIGAGFIPDTLDLAMVDQVEQVSNDEAIDFARRLAKEEGILAGISCGAAVAVASKLAAKPEFKGKKIVVILPDSGERYLSSVLFEGIV
- the gluQRS gene encoding tRNA glutamyl-Q(34) synthetase GluQRS — its product is MSPHSQQSKTIGRFAPSPTGALHFGSLVTAVGSYCLARREGGLWLLRMEDLDLPRVVPGAADAILRTLEGLGFEWDGEVVYQSRRTSAYEAALERLRAKHLVFDCACSRKEVTASAPHVGEEGPIYPGTCRDGLPPGRRPRALRFRVPEQAVCFTDGLFGPLEQHLADGVGDFVLRRADGLFAYQLAVVVDDAEAGVNQVVRGADLLWSTPRQICLHGCLDNPVPRYLHLPLALAADGEKISKRHGQLELPPFGQGGALLQAVLSFLGQPVPAALAGAPAREVLAWGSAYFDPARIPAASRYFDLSATTGYTHSL